CCACCGGCTCAATGGCGCGGAGAGCGAGGACTTCTATCTCAAGCTGCCGGTTCCCTACCGCGCGCGAAACGGCGCGCTCCAGGACACGGCCGAGCTGCTCCAGATCCGCGGCGTGACGCGCGAGATCTACACGGGTGCGAAGGGACAGCCGGGGCTGGTCGACCTCGTCACGGTTGCAGGACGAGGCACCGTGAACATAAACACGGCGCCCGGGCCCGTACTCAAGACCCTCGGGCTCTCCGACGCCGAGGTCGGGGACATCACCCAGACTCGCACCCGCCAGCCCTATACCACCGTGCCCCCGCGCTTTGCCGGCCGGGGCCTCGCGGTTGGGAGCGCGACCTTCAGGATCGAGGCTGAGGGGCTGACCGCCGGGGAGCCGCGGGCTCGTATCGTGGCCATCGTCCAGCGCCGCACGGGCCAGCCGACCGGTCGGGCGGCGCCCGCGATCCGGGTGGCCATCCTGTCGTGGCGCCCGGCCGAGCGATGAGACCGCGCGCGGGACTCTTGATGGACGAGAACCGGCTGACGCTGGCCGTCGTCTCCGCGCGCGGGGAGCTCGAATGCCTCGCGCTCGACAGTGGGGACAATCCGGCAGCCCGTCTGGCAGGCGAGCTTGACCGCCACGGCTACAAGCAGCGCCGGCTTCGAGTGGGCCTCGACCGGAGCCTCGTGGTAGTCAAGGTGCTGGAGCTGCCGCGAACCGGCGAAGGCAACTTCGGGCAGATGGTGCGCTTCGAGCTTGAGCTCTATGTCCCCTTCCCGCCCGAGGACATGGTCAGCGACTGGAGCATCAACGCGGGAAGTGCGGATGGGCCGCTCAGGGTGCTGGTCGGCGCGTGCGAGTCGCGCAGGGTGGATCAGGCTCTCCGGCTGCTGCGCGAGGCCCAGCGCCGTCCTCGTGCGGTGTCCGTCGCCTGCCACGATCTGCGGGCGCTCCTGCCACGCAAGGTCGAGGTCAGGCGCGCGGTGTGGGCGCATCGCCATGACGGACGCACCGACCTGGTGTTCCTGGGCCGCGGGCTCGTGCGCTCGAGTCGGTCCGTGCCGGCCGAGACGCCGCAGGAGCTGGTGCGGGAAATCCAGCGCAGCCTCCCGCTTCTCCGGTGGCGCGATTGCCAGGCGCTGTGGATCTCCGGCGACGAGACCGACCGCTTCCTCTCGGCCCCCGCGCTGGCAGAGCTGGGCGTCGCAGTCTCGGAGCCCCCGTACGCGCCCGATATCCAGACCCTGGCCGATACTTTACCCGAGGAGCACGCCGGCACCGGCCTGCTGGCCCTGGCCGTGGCGGTCGGCTCATCTCACCCACGCATCAATCTGCTGTCACCAGCCTTGCGGCCCCGACGCGTCTCTCGCGGCCAGCTCGTCACGGCGGTCATGCTCGGCCTCACGACCATCCTCGGCCTGGGGTTGCTGGGCGCGCAGGCCTATCAGCGCGACCGGCACGTGAACTTCCTCTCCCAGGAGATCCGGCGGCTCGACCCCGAGGTCAAGGCCGTGCAGCGGCTCGCCGCGGAGGTGGCGCAAAAGAAAAAGCTGGTCGCAGCCCTGAAGAGCGTGGAGGCCAATGGCCTGCGCGCCCTACCCTTCCTGCGCGACCTGACCGAGCTCCTGCCGCAGGACGCCTGGCTTC
This sequence is a window from Candidatus Rokuibacteriota bacterium. Protein-coding genes within it:
- a CDS encoding type II secretion system protein GspK; the protein is MSNERGFALLAVMLVLALLAVVVTELAVSMRLEASMVRSYKDGIVATHLAEGAVQQAIREILGPGGVQALDEDGTLVFFLAPDGSGLPVKLPKLPRERVALGTGEFSYRIMDEESRINLNSAPPDRVDRLLAAIGVDKQARDIINDSLQDWKDADELHRLNGAESEDFYLKLPVPYRARNGALQDTAELLQIRGVTREIYTGAKGQPGLVDLVTVAGRGTVNINTAPGPVLKTLGLSDAEVGDITQTRTRQPYTTVPPRFAGRGLAVGSATFRIEAEGLTAGEPRARIVAIVQRRTGQPTGRAAPAIRVAILSWRPAER
- a CDS encoding PilN domain-containing protein; its protein translation is MRPRAGLLMDENRLTLAVVSARGELECLALDSGDNPAARLAGELDRHGYKQRRLRVGLDRSLVVVKVLELPRTGEGNFGQMVRFELELYVPFPPEDMVSDWSINAGSADGPLRVLVGACESRRVDQALRLLREAQRRPRAVSVACHDLRALLPRKVEVRRAVWAHRHDGRTDLVFLGRGLVRSSRSVPAETPQELVREIQRSLPLLRWRDCQALWISGDETDRFLSAPALAELGVAVSEPPYAPDIQTLADTLPEEHAGTGLLALAVAVGSSHPRINLLSPALRPRRVSRGQLVTAVMLGLTTILGLGLLGAQAYQRDRHVNFLSQEIRRLDPEVKAVQRLAAEVAQKKKLVAALKSVEANGLRALPFLRDLTELLPQDAWLQALNMDSQGVEIIGQAGAASQLIPTLEASPWLDRVEFTSPVTKGQGKEQFRLRASWERR